The following proteins are co-located in the Candidatus Methylomirabilota bacterium genome:
- a CDS encoding ABC transporter substrate-binding protein, with the protein MRRERTRALILIVALAVAAAVGPRAEAATKLVSAYAAISGVFGGQWMAQEAGAFARQGLESSLVYISSSTKIAQSMLSGEVPIALMGGEAVVNAALGGADLVFVAGAINRPLFFMVVTPDIQRPSDLKGKTLGVSRYGASSDFATRLALRHWGLEPIKDVAILQLGGIPEILAAMKAGGVKGGALSPPTNVRARREGYRELVNTADLGYFPHDAIVTTRAFLRNNEETVRAFIKGYAEGVHRYKTDKALAIEVLKKYTKVADPELLEQTHALTSAVLEDPPLHLDPRGIQAVLDFLTLPSAKTAKPEDFMDLRILRELERSGFFKTIR; encoded by the coding sequence ATGAGGAGGGAGCGAACCCGGGCGCTCATTCTGATAGTGGCGCTGGCGGTGGCGGCGGCGGTCGGTCCGCGCGCCGAGGCAGCCACCAAGCTGGTCTCGGCCTACGCGGCCATCTCCGGCGTCTTCGGCGGTCAGTGGATGGCCCAGGAGGCCGGTGCCTTTGCGCGCCAGGGGCTGGAGTCGTCGCTCGTCTACATCTCCAGCTCCACCAAGATCGCGCAATCGATGCTGTCTGGCGAGGTGCCCATCGCCCTGATGGGCGGTGAGGCCGTGGTGAACGCCGCGCTGGGCGGGGCGGATCTAGTGTTCGTGGCCGGCGCGATCAACCGCCCGCTCTTCTTCATGGTCGTCACCCCGGACATCCAGCGCCCCTCGGACCTCAAGGGTAAGACGCTCGGGGTGAGCCGCTACGGGGCGAGCAGCGACTTCGCCACGCGCCTGGCCCTCCGCCACTGGGGCCTGGAGCCGATCAAAGACGTGGCCATCCTCCAGCTGGGCGGGATCCCCGAGATCCTGGCGGCGATGAAGGCCGGCGGAGTGAAAGGCGGCGCGCTGTCGCCGCCCACGAATGTCCGGGCCCGTCGCGAAGGCTATCGCGAACTGGTCAATACCGCCGACCTGGGATACTTCCCACACGACGCGATCGTCACCACCCGCGCCTTCCTCCGGAACAACGAGGAGACGGTCCGGGCCTTCATCAAGGGCTACGCCGAGGGCGTCCACCGCTACAAGACGGACAAGGCTCTCGCCATCGAAGTTCTGAAGAAATACACCAAGGTCGCTGACCCGGAGCTGCTGGAACAGACGCACGCCCTGACGAGCGCGGTGCTGGAAGACCCTCCCTTACACCTCGACCCGCGTGGGATTCAGGCCGTCCTGGACTTCCTGACCCTTCCCAGCGCGAAGACGGCGAAGCCCGAAGACTTCATGGACCTGCGCATCCTCCGCGAGCTGGAACGATCCGGCTTCTTCAAAACCATCCGCTGA
- a CDS encoding MmgE/PrpD family protein has translation MTLAERLAAFAAGLAWDDLPPAVVESVKLRTLDILGIALAASAHEFAPAVRGALEAWGGRGDCTVVGAKVTAAPPLAALANGTLAHGLDFDDTHAASITHASAVVVPSVLAVGESEGADGRRLVTAAVAGYEAIARLGMAAPGAFHARGWHATAVCGPFAAALAVGRCAGLDAARLTAAVGLAGSFASGVLEFHEDGSWSKRAHAGWAAHAGLVACALARGGFSGPATILEGRFGLYRTFVGVEPDRRPFETLGREWETLRVSFKPYPCCHYLHAFLDCALALRRAHGISPESIDAVECLVAAGEVPIVCEPRAAKLRPRTAYDSQFSLPFAVAAALLDGRVGLDTFAPERLSDARLLSLAGRVAYAVDPASPFPRGFPGWVRLRLRDGRVLEAREPDGRGSPDRPLGREAIVEKFRDNAARVLPPTRVDEIERAALNLDALEDVGVLMRLCRA, from the coding sequence ATGACCCTCGCGGAGCGCCTGGCTGCCTTCGCGGCCGGGCTGGCCTGGGACGATCTGCCGCCCGCCGTCGTCGAGAGCGTGAAGCTCCGGACGCTCGACATCCTGGGGATCGCCCTGGCCGCCTCGGCGCACGAGTTCGCGCCGGCGGTGCGGGGCGCGCTCGAGGCCTGGGGAGGGCGGGGGGACTGCACGGTCGTGGGCGCCAAGGTCACGGCGGCGCCGCCCCTGGCCGCGCTGGCCAACGGCACGCTGGCTCATGGGCTGGACTTCGACGACACCCATGCCGCCTCGATCACTCATGCCTCGGCCGTGGTGGTGCCCTCCGTGCTCGCCGTGGGCGAGAGCGAGGGCGCCGACGGGCGGAGGCTCGTGACCGCCGCCGTCGCCGGTTACGAGGCGATCGCGCGTCTGGGCATGGCCGCGCCCGGCGCGTTCCACGCGCGCGGCTGGCACGCGACGGCCGTGTGCGGCCCGTTCGCCGCCGCGCTGGCGGTGGGCCGGTGCGCGGGGCTGGATGCGGCCCGCCTCACGGCGGCGGTGGGGCTGGCCGGAAGCTTCGCGTCGGGCGTGCTCGAGTTCCACGAGGACGGCTCCTGGAGCAAGCGGGCGCACGCGGGATGGGCCGCCCACGCGGGCCTCGTCGCCTGCGCGCTGGCCCGCGGCGGATTCTCCGGGCCGGCGACCATCCTCGAGGGGCGCTTCGGGCTCTACCGGACGTTCGTCGGCGTCGAGCCGGATCGGCGCCCCTTCGAGACGCTGGGCCGCGAGTGGGAGACGCTGCGGGTGAGCTTCAAGCCTTATCCGTGCTGCCACTACCTGCACGCGTTCCTCGACTGCGCACTGGCCCTCCGGCGAGCCCACGGCATCTCACCCGAGTCGATCGACGCCGTGGAATGCCTGGTGGCCGCCGGCGAGGTGCCCATCGTGTGCGAGCCGCGGGCGGCGAAGCTCCGGCCCCGCACCGCCTACGATTCCCAGTTCAGCCTGCCCTTTGCCGTGGCCGCGGCGCTGCTCGATGGCCGGGTCGGGCTCGACACCTTCGCGCCGGAGCGCTTGAGCGACGCGCGGCTCCTGAGCCTCGCCGGCAGAGTCGCGTACGCGGTCGATCCGGCCTCCCCCTTTCCGCGAGGCTTCCCGGGCTGGGTGCGCCTGCGCCTGCGCGACGGCCGGGTCCTCGAAGCGCGCGAGCCGGACGGCCGCGGCAGCCCCGACCGGCCGCTCGGCCGGGAGGCGATCGTCGAGAAGTTCCGCGACAACGCCGCCCGCGTCCTGCCGCCCACGCGGGTCGACGAGATCGAGCGCGCGGCGCTGAACCTCGACGCGCTCGAGGACGTGGGCGTCCTCATGCGGCTCTGCCGCGCGTAG
- the hflK gene encoding FtsH protease activity modulator HflK: protein MPDLSEQLEPLRRALQRWGKRRVVMAVVAGVALVWLASGLYVVGPGERGVVLLFGRVVGQTDSGLRYRLPAPIQSHHIVDIATVRRAEIGFRAERAGTRALPGESLMLTGDENIVDVQLFVQYLVREPEKFLFRARQPELALRSSAEVALRAAVGENTIDYTMTEGRVEVQDRVKKQLQDLLDLYGTGLLVTEARLLVVDPPREVKEAFHDVVRAWEDRERLIKEAEGYAEGVVPKARGEAVQMLRTAEAYREQRLIRARGDADRFVRIHGEYRKAEAVTRDRLFLEMVDRVLPRTKTVVVDSRGDRSSVVPLLPLGSFLPEAPAAKTNNSGPAPAPAATTGGR, encoded by the coding sequence ATGCCTGACCTGAGCGAGCAGTTGGAGCCGTTGCGGCGCGCCCTGCAGCGCTGGGGTAAGCGACGGGTCGTCATGGCGGTCGTCGCCGGCGTCGCGCTGGTGTGGCTCGCCTCGGGCCTCTACGTCGTCGGACCCGGCGAGCGGGGCGTCGTGCTCCTGTTCGGCCGCGTCGTCGGCCAGACGGACTCGGGCCTGCGCTACCGCTTGCCGGCACCGATCCAGTCGCACCACATCGTCGACATCGCGACGGTCCGCCGGGCGGAGATCGGCTTCCGCGCCGAACGCGCCGGCACCCGGGCCTTGCCCGGCGAGTCACTGATGCTCACCGGCGACGAGAACATCGTCGACGTCCAGCTCTTCGTCCAGTACCTCGTCCGGGAGCCGGAGAAGTTCCTGTTCCGGGCGCGCCAGCCCGAGCTGGCGTTGCGCTCCTCCGCCGAGGTGGCGCTCCGGGCGGCGGTCGGCGAGAACACCATCGACTACACGATGACCGAGGGCCGGGTGGAGGTGCAGGACCGCGTCAAGAAGCAGCTCCAGGATCTGCTGGACCTGTACGGCACGGGTCTGCTGGTCACGGAGGCCCGCTTGCTCGTGGTCGACCCGCCGAGGGAGGTCAAAGAGGCCTTCCACGACGTCGTGCGGGCCTGGGAGGACCGCGAGCGGCTCATCAAGGAGGCCGAGGGCTACGCCGAGGGTGTCGTGCCCAAGGCCCGCGGCGAGGCCGTCCAGATGCTGCGGACCGCCGAGGCGTACCGCGAGCAGCGCCTGATCCGCGCCCGCGGCGACGCCGACCGGTTCGTGCGCATCCACGGCGAGTACCGCAAGGCCGAGGCCGTGACGCGCGACCGGCTCTTCCTCGAGATGGTCGATCGCGTGCTGCCGCGCACCAAGACGGTCGTGGTGGACTCGCGCGGCGACCGGAGCAGCGTGGTGCCGCTGCTGCCCCTGGGGAGCTTCCTCCCCGAGGCTCCGGCGGCGAAAACCAACAACAGCGGGCCGGCGCCGGCGCCGGCGGCGACCACGGGAGGGCGATGA
- a CDS encoding protease modulator HflC, translated as MTMAWRIAVIVLVIIMLGGATYVVAEWQQAIVTRFGQPIRTVREPGLYWKVPFLHTVTFFDKRVLAADAGGAEYLTLDKKRLLIDHISRWEIVDPLQFYRTVRDERGAIARLDDVITARLRQEVAKEIFKEIIREKREVIMETVTAEARALAAPFGLRVLDVRVKRADLPAEVQASVFARMQAERQRIALRYRAEGEEKGREIRAEADKQREIILAKAYQESQGLRGAGDAQAITVTGQAFGRDPAFYGFIRRLETYERVFSPETTIVLRPDSDLLRYLDSPRERR; from the coding sequence ATGACCATGGCCTGGCGGATCGCTGTGATCGTGCTCGTCATCATCATGCTCGGCGGCGCGACGTACGTCGTCGCCGAGTGGCAGCAGGCGATCGTGACCCGGTTCGGCCAGCCCATCCGGACCGTTCGGGAGCCCGGGCTCTACTGGAAGGTGCCCTTCCTGCACACGGTCACCTTCTTCGACAAGCGCGTCCTGGCCGCCGACGCGGGGGGCGCGGAGTACCTCACGCTCGACAAGAAGCGGTTGCTGATTGACCACATCTCACGCTGGGAGATCGTCGACCCGCTGCAGTTCTACCGCACCGTGCGCGACGAGCGGGGCGCCATCGCGCGTCTGGACGACGTCATCACGGCCCGGCTGCGCCAGGAGGTGGCCAAGGAGATCTTCAAGGAGATCATCCGGGAGAAGCGCGAGGTCATCATGGAGACGGTGACCGCGGAGGCGCGGGCGCTGGCGGCGCCGTTCGGCTTGCGCGTGCTCGACGTGCGCGTGAAGCGGGCCGACCTGCCGGCCGAGGTCCAGGCCAGCGTGTTCGCCCGCATGCAGGCGGAGCGCCAGCGGATCGCGCTGCGCTACCGCGCCGAGGGCGAGGAGAAGGGCCGGGAGATCCGCGCCGAGGCCGACAAGCAGCGCGAGATCATCCTCGCCAAGGCCTACCAGGAGAGCCAGGGGCTGCGGGGCGCCGGCGACGCCCAGGCCATCACCGTCACTGGTCAGGCCTTCGGGCGCGATCCGGCCTTCTATGGTTTCATCCGGCGGCTGGAGACGTACGAGCGGGTCTTCTCGCCGGAGACGACGATCGTGCTGCGGCCCGACTCCGACCTGCTGCGCTATCTCGATTCCCCGCGGGAGCGACGGTAG
- a CDS encoding MFS transporter yields MFFGWKIVFLAFVIAFFAFGTGFYSLGIYLVALNARHGWPIAFISVAITVYYVLGASLTAFVGDAFERFGPRRVVSVAVGALGLGVLALPQLERPWQLFVAFGVMAVGWAATSGAAINALLAPWFDRKRGLAVSIAMNGAAAGGMVIVPLWAALIAAHGFAWAALVLVSGMLVILLPLIARYLHRGPEVMGLRPDGAVAGPADQARRPGTIPVLPRRELLTSGRFWTISAPFALGLLAQVGFITHQVAYLTPRLGAEQAALALSLTTLAAIIGRLVTGVFIDRVDRRLATAANLAVQAVAVVAMIRWPSPSLLYVACALFGLGVGNMTTFPGLVVQVEYPKEHFGRVVSLVVAINQFTFAFGPGLLGVIRDWSGSYTAALAVCVGCEVVAALVIVMGRRR; encoded by the coding sequence GTGTTCTTCGGGTGGAAGATCGTCTTTCTCGCGTTCGTGATCGCGTTCTTCGCCTTCGGCACCGGCTTCTACAGCCTGGGCATCTACCTGGTGGCCCTGAACGCGCGCCATGGCTGGCCGATCGCGTTCATCTCCGTCGCCATCACCGTGTACTACGTCCTGGGCGCGAGCCTCACCGCCTTCGTGGGAGACGCCTTCGAGCGCTTCGGCCCGCGCCGGGTCGTGAGCGTGGCGGTGGGCGCGCTGGGGCTGGGGGTGCTGGCCCTTCCCCAGCTCGAGCGTCCCTGGCAGCTGTTCGTGGCCTTCGGTGTGATGGCGGTCGGATGGGCCGCCACCAGCGGGGCCGCCATCAACGCCCTGCTCGCCCCCTGGTTCGACAGGAAACGGGGCCTGGCGGTGAGCATCGCGATGAACGGAGCCGCGGCCGGCGGCATGGTGATCGTTCCGTTGTGGGCCGCCCTCATCGCCGCCCATGGCTTCGCCTGGGCCGCCCTCGTCCTGGTGAGCGGCATGCTCGTGATCCTGCTGCCGCTGATCGCGCGCTACCTGCACCGGGGGCCGGAGGTCATGGGTCTCCGACCGGACGGAGCGGTGGCCGGGCCGGCCGACCAGGCCCGCCGACCCGGGACGATCCCGGTGCTGCCGCGCCGCGAGCTCTTGACGTCGGGGCGTTTCTGGACCATCTCGGCGCCGTTCGCGCTGGGTCTGCTGGCCCAGGTCGGCTTCATCACCCACCAGGTGGCCTATCTGACGCCGCGGCTCGGAGCCGAGCAAGCGGCCCTCGCCCTGAGCCTGACGACCCTGGCCGCGATCATCGGCCGGCTGGTGACCGGTGTGTTCATCGACCGGGTCGACCGGCGGCTGGCGACCGCCGCCAACCTCGCCGTTCAGGCGGTGGCCGTCGTCGCCATGATCCGATGGCCCTCGCCGTCCCTCCTCTACGTCGCCTGCGCGCTCTTCGGTCTCGGCGTCGGTAACATGACCACGTTTCCCGGCCTCGTCGTGCAGGTGGAGTACCCCAAGGAGCACTTCGGCCGCGTGGTGAGCCTCGTGGTGGCGATCAATCAGTTCACCTTCGCGTTCGGGCCGGGCCTGCTGGGGGTGATCCGAGACTGGTCGGGCTCGTACACCGCCGCCCTGGCCGTCTGCGTCGGGTGCGAGGTCGTCGCCGCCCTCGTCATCGTGATGGGAAGGCGACGCTAG
- a CDS encoding GNAT family N-acetyltransferase, whose amino-acid sequence MPLKTYTLRERPELEDEFERFAAAGWPRFLRQRDELGCGRFWPSLFTTFADFQLLLCEGQRVLAVGHAVPFVWDGRPQDLPESIAGVLENAVSAREGGRSPTALSALAAISGEDQGRGLGGEIVKSMSAVARQHGLGALVAPVRPTLKARYALTPMERYVRWTRGDGAPLDPWIRAHWRLGGEIVRVAPRTLVIVGTVAQWEEWTEMVFPDSGPYIVPGALQPVVVDRERDEGRYEDPNVWMHHPIAT is encoded by the coding sequence ATGCCGCTGAAGACCTACACGCTCCGCGAGCGGCCCGAGCTGGAGGACGAGTTCGAGCGCTTCGCCGCCGCCGGGTGGCCGCGTTTCCTCCGCCAGCGCGACGAGCTGGGCTGCGGCCGCTTCTGGCCGTCGCTCTTCACCACCTTCGCCGACTTCCAGCTCCTGCTGTGCGAGGGCCAGCGCGTCCTCGCCGTCGGCCACGCGGTCCCCTTCGTCTGGGACGGCCGGCCCCAGGACCTGCCGGAATCGATCGCCGGGGTCCTCGAGAACGCCGTGAGCGCGCGCGAGGGCGGGCGCAGCCCTACCGCGCTCTCCGCCCTGGCCGCGATCAGCGGGGAGGACCAGGGGCGGGGGCTCGGCGGCGAAATCGTGAAGTCGATGAGCGCCGTGGCCCGGCAGCACGGGCTGGGCGCGCTGGTCGCGCCCGTGCGACCGACGCTGAAGGCGCGCTACGCGTTGACGCCGATGGAGCGCTACGTGCGCTGGACGCGGGGGGACGGCGCGCCGCTCGATCCCTGGATCCGCGCTCACTGGCGACTGGGCGGGGAGATCGTGCGCGTCGCGCCCCGCACCCTGGTCATCGTGGGGACGGTCGCCCAGTGGGAGGAGTGGACCGAGATGGTCTTTCCCGACAGCGGCCCCTACATCGTCCCCGGGGCGCTCCAGCCGGTGGTGGTCGATCGCGAGCGGGACGAGGGGCGCTACGAGGATCCCAACGTCTGGATGCATCACCCCATCGCCACCTAG
- a CDS encoding zf-TFIIB domain-containing protein, whose protein sequence is MTVAARTSRPPLSCPRCRVPLVDARLAGTEVERCPRCAGMWLDHHELDELEDRAFDVDEWKGTLVFERVATSLPCPRCGTQMKRFRYRYFNLELDFCEQAHGYWLDKGEERQILELMRKTKASALRKLKAEDRFRRFRYYLDHPGFLETLKRWIAGS, encoded by the coding sequence GTGACTGTCGCTGCGCGAACATCCCGGCCACCCCTGTCGTGCCCACGTTGCCGGGTCCCCCTCGTCGACGCGCGCCTGGCGGGGACCGAGGTCGAGCGGTGTCCCCGTTGTGCCGGAATGTGGCTCGACCATCACGAGCTCGACGAGCTGGAAGACAGGGCGTTCGACGTTGACGAGTGGAAGGGCACGCTTGTCTTCGAGCGGGTGGCGACGTCTCTGCCCTGTCCCCGGTGCGGAACGCAGATGAAGCGGTTCCGCTACCGGTACTTCAATCTCGAACTGGACTTCTGCGAGCAGGCGCACGGCTACTGGCTCGACAAGGGTGAGGAGCGGCAGATTCTCGAACTGATGCGGAAGACGAAGGCGAGCGCCCTCCGCAAATTGAAAGCCGAAGATCGTTTCCGGCGCTTCCGGTACTACCTCGACCATCCGGGGTTCCTGGAGACGCTCAAGCGCTGGATCGCTGGCTCCTGA
- a CDS encoding acyl-CoA dehydrogenase family protein: protein MDFAFTLEQEELVRTLRAFARKELAPRSRHWDKTAEFPWEAWRRMGELGLFGLRAPVEYGGQEADLVTMGIVTEEIARGDVSCTYGLQLAGLAGEIIGRNGTEEVKKRWLPPTIGGEAVMAIGLTEPSVGSDAANLVCRAVREREEYVITGEKSGISLGMVAHAIMLFATTDPAAKARGVTAFLVPLDLPGVSRSPLRDLGARAVGRAVLSFDHVRIPASHRLGEEGSGFYQVMRGFDFNRVLIALACLGAAQASLEETMAYVKERKAFGKPIVQFEGVSFPIAEAATYIDAARWLCYRALWLADHGRPHTKESAMVKWWAPRLSVETIHQCLLLHGHYGYTDELPFEQRLRDVIGLEIGDGTAEVMKLIVARELMGRESLPY from the coding sequence ATGGACTTTGCCTTCACCCTGGAGCAGGAGGAGCTGGTCCGGACGCTGCGCGCGTTCGCGCGCAAGGAGCTGGCGCCGCGGTCCCGGCACTGGGACAAGACCGCCGAGTTCCCGTGGGAGGCCTGGCGGCGGATGGGGGAGCTCGGGCTCTTCGGTCTCCGCGCTCCGGTCGAGTACGGCGGCCAGGAGGCGGACCTCGTCACGATGGGCATCGTGACCGAGGAGATCGCGCGCGGCGACGTCAGCTGCACCTACGGGCTGCAACTGGCCGGCCTGGCCGGCGAGATCATCGGGCGCAACGGGACCGAGGAGGTGAAGAAGCGCTGGCTGCCGCCGACGATCGGCGGCGAGGCGGTGATGGCCATCGGCCTCACCGAGCCGAGCGTGGGCTCCGACGCCGCCAACCTGGTCTGCCGCGCCGTGCGCGAACGCGAGGAGTACGTGATCACCGGCGAGAAGTCGGGCATCAGCCTGGGAATGGTGGCTCACGCCATCATGCTCTTCGCCACCACCGACCCGGCGGCCAAGGCCCGCGGGGTGACGGCCTTCCTGGTGCCGCTCGACCTCCCCGGCGTGTCGCGGAGCCCGCTGCGCGACCTCGGCGCCCGCGCGGTCGGGCGCGCCGTGCTCTCGTTCGATCACGTGCGGATCCCCGCCTCCCATCGTCTGGGCGAGGAGGGCAGCGGCTTCTACCAGGTCATGCGCGGCTTCGACTTCAACCGCGTGCTGATCGCTCTGGCGTGCCTGGGCGCGGCGCAGGCCTCGCTGGAGGAGACGATGGCGTACGTGAAGGAGCGCAAGGCCTTCGGCAAGCCGATCGTGCAGTTCGAGGGCGTGTCCTTCCCCATCGCCGAGGCGGCGACCTACATCGACGCGGCCCGCTGGCTCTGTTACCGCGCGCTCTGGCTGGCCGATCATGGGCGGCCCCACACGAAGGAGTCGGCGATGGTGAAGTGGTGGGCGCCCCGGCTCTCCGTGGAGACCATCCACCAGTGCCTGCTGCTGCACGGCCACTACGGCTACACCGACGAGCTACCCTTCGAGCAGCGGCTGCGCGACGTGATCGGGCTCGAGATCGGCGACGGCACCGCAGAGGTCATGAAGCTCATCGTCGCCCGCGAGCTGATGGGGCGCGAGAGCCTGCCGTACTGA
- a CDS encoding GIY-YIG nuclease family protein produces the protein MLRSDRDQRPYTGTTHDLRTRIKLHADGKVRATAYRRPLVLVYYEVGLSSDDAFRRERSLKTGKGKRFLRNRLASFLARFSTNKLERR, from the coding sequence GTGTTGCGGAGTGATCGAGATCAACGGCCCTACACCGGAACGACGCACGACCTCCGCACCCGAATCAAGCTGCACGCTGACGGAAAGGTGCGCGCGACCGCTTACCGACGGCCACTGGTACTCGTGTACTACGAGGTCGGCCTGAGTAGCGATGATGCGTTTCGCCGGGAACGGTCCTTGAAGACGGGGAAGGGTAAACGCTTCTTGCGCAACCGCCTCGCGTCGTTCCTGGCCAGATTTAGTACCAACAAGTTGGAACGGCGCTAG